CGTTTTCTACAGAATATTAGTGCTTCAGGAGAAGAAAAAAGTCCTGGAATACATCAGTCAGTTGTATAATAACTTTGCAGATAAAGCCGCATTAAGATTAAAAAAGGGTGAAGCCAATATTTTAGAGGAATCCACCGCTGAAATTCAGAAAGAACAGGTAAAAGTACAGTTGAATATTCTTGAAAATGATCTGAACATGGCCAAACTTCAGCTTCAGCTATTACTTCAGTCCGAAATTCTTTACCAGCCTATTGCTGAAAAGCCCACCATGAGTATGGGGATGCAGATTTCCGGGGAAATGGTAAAACAGCATCCCGAACTTCAGTATCTGCAGCAACAGATCAAAATAGGAGAGGCCGAAGTACAGCTTGAGAAAAGTAGACTGCTTCCGGATCTTCTTATCGGATATACTAACCAGAGTATGAAAAACATCAGTAACAACCGCTTCAATTCAGTGCAGGTGGGAGTGGGAATTCCATTGTTTACAAAAGGACAAAGAGCTTTGGCCAAAGCGGCACAGGCTAAAATTATAATCTCAGAGAATCAATACCAAAGAAAAGAAATTGAGCTTCAAAACAGGTTAAATCAGCAGCTGAACAATTATATGAACCAACAGCGGATCATCGAAAATTACGAACAAAAACAGCTCCCAAAATCTGAAACTATTTTAAAAACTGCACAAAAACAAATGGAAGCAGGAGAAATTGATTATCTGGATTGGGTAATACTGGTGAACCAGGCCGTAAAAACCAAAGCAGATTATACTGATCAGTTGGAAAAACTCAATCAGATCGGGGCAGAACTTCAATTCTTAATTTCAAAATAATACCATCATGCATTTCAAGAATATATCTCTATACAGCCTTACTTTAATCCTTACCTTATCTTCATGTTCAGGGAAAAAAGAAGAAGAAAAAACAGTGTATGAAAACACGAAATTTGCTAAAAACAATAAAAACTCAGTGCATCTTACAGAAAAGCAGATTCAGTCTGTAGGGTTAACAACAACCGCTATCCAGAACAGAAATATGGAAAAACTGGTAAGACTGAACGGAAAGGCAGAAATTGCACCATCACATATTAATTCCGTTTCCAGTATTATGGGAGGACATATAAAATCTATTAACGTGATTAATGGAAGCCACTTCAACAAAGGACAAGTGCTGGCTGTTGTAGAAGATCCGCAGTTTATACAGCTGCAACAGGATTATCTGGTGACAAAGGCTCAGCTTGAAGCTGCAAGACTGAATTTCAACCGCCAGAAAGACCTCAATACAAGCAAAGCCAGCAGTGATAAGACGATGCAGACCGCACAAGCTGATTATGCTACGCTGAATGCTACCTTGAAAGGACTTGAAGAAAAACTGAGAATCATCGGGATCAATACCAAAGGTTTACATACCGGAAATATCAGAAGCAGAATCAGTATTCATGCTCCGTTTACAGGTTTTGTAAGCAAAATTTTTGTGAATAACGGACAATACATCAATCCGGCAGATACTTTATTTGAATTGATCAACCCTGCAGGATTACTTTTAGAATTAAAGGTTTTTGAAAATGATGTGAATGATATTCAAACAGGACAGGAAATTTTAGTGTATAACAATCAGAATCCGGGGCTGAAATCC
This region of Chryseobacterium culicis genomic DNA includes:
- a CDS encoding efflux RND transporter periplasmic adaptor subunit, with product MHFKNISLYSLTLILTLSSCSGKKEEEKTVYENTKFAKNNKNSVHLTEKQIQSVGLTTTAIQNRNMEKLVRLNGKAEIAPSHINSVSSIMGGHIKSINVINGSHFNKGQVLAVVEDPQFIQLQQDYLVTKAQLEAARLNFNRQKDLNTSKASSDKTMQTAQADYATLNATLKGLEEKLRIIGINTKGLHTGNIRSRISIHAPFTGFVSKIFVNNGQYINPADTLFELINPAGLLLELKVFENDVNDIQTGQEILVYNNQNPGLKSNAKIISVVPSIENGGSATAIAKLSSATAEFVKGMYINAEVKISSRYTQGLPNEALVSYENKNYVFEDLGKSNYKMIPVVTGISDDQFTEIIKSDFLKDKKIVQKGAYSLLMMLKNKAE